One window of the Polyangiaceae bacterium genome contains the following:
- a CDS encoding DUF4403 family protein has translation MQIARGWHRGVALSALPFVLSAGVTACSPKATEAAPGSGECSLSLGTTAPKLEAPIAWEAPESRITAELELGTALLGRELEKQVPRRLADVRGQSIGAAGELTYRVERSGFALGLQGERLVVSTPVTANVEVCKSLGPICVTYGSCQPQMRADVSLPLVVDGQYRLGPSNVKVNVARGCVLQPIGLDQSSQVYKAARQQEAKVKSRIDGSLPKIRDDVAQVWRLLHMPVSIDNTLCLRIEPTGVAQQKPKLKNDNGQQLLSTRLAVMGKVKVEDPCTDPHKASPETPLPAPELKDELPQDVDLEVPLFIDWSSVSAQLSRGLTTAPVKSDAGSVSIAKVEARPTSVGRKSRVALELTLSGVACGSSWFLAEVKEDAQRKVLVLSGVQALNPGVLPAALEQALASALSGRASIDLPVDLSAAPETLEGLVKRLTTDLPPPIQLDLKVQEAHVSVVVAQNEGLVPVVSVGGHAKLWAR, from the coding sequence ATGCAGATCGCGCGAGGGTGGCACCGCGGCGTTGCCTTGAGTGCACTGCCTTTCGTGCTCAGCGCTGGTGTCACCGCATGTTCTCCGAAGGCGACCGAGGCAGCTCCCGGCTCTGGCGAGTGCAGCCTGAGCCTGGGCACCACGGCTCCAAAGCTCGAGGCTCCCATCGCCTGGGAGGCACCGGAGTCACGCATCACCGCCGAGCTCGAGCTCGGTACGGCTCTCCTCGGACGCGAGCTCGAGAAGCAGGTGCCGCGGCGCCTGGCCGATGTCAGGGGACAGTCAATCGGCGCCGCTGGCGAGCTGACTTACCGTGTGGAAAGAAGCGGCTTCGCGCTAGGGCTCCAAGGGGAGCGCTTGGTGGTGAGCACCCCGGTGACTGCCAACGTAGAAGTGTGCAAGAGCCTCGGACCTATCTGCGTGACCTACGGCAGCTGTCAGCCTCAGATGCGGGCTGACGTGAGCCTGCCCCTGGTGGTCGACGGCCAATACCGACTTGGGCCGAGCAACGTGAAGGTCAACGTCGCGCGCGGCTGCGTACTTCAGCCTATCGGCCTGGATCAGTCGTCGCAGGTCTACAAAGCCGCACGGCAACAAGAGGCCAAGGTCAAGTCGCGCATCGATGGGTCCTTACCGAAGATCCGCGATGACGTTGCTCAGGTATGGCGCCTGCTACACATGCCGGTTTCCATCGACAACACGCTGTGCCTGCGCATCGAGCCCACGGGAGTCGCGCAGCAGAAGCCCAAGCTGAAGAACGACAACGGTCAGCAGCTCCTGTCCACTCGCCTCGCAGTGATGGGTAAGGTCAAGGTCGAAGATCCGTGCACCGACCCTCACAAGGCAAGTCCAGAGACGCCACTTCCGGCGCCCGAGCTGAAAGACGAACTGCCGCAAGACGTAGACCTCGAGGTGCCGCTCTTCATCGACTGGAGTAGCGTGTCGGCTCAGCTGTCCCGTGGCCTGACGACCGCGCCGGTGAAGAGCGATGCCGGTAGCGTGAGTATCGCCAAGGTCGAAGCTCGCCCCACGTCGGTGGGAAGGAAGTCCCGCGTGGCGCTGGAGCTGACGCTGTCTGGGGTGGCCTGTGGCTCCTCGTGGTTCCTTGCGGAAGTGAAAGAGGACGCCCAGCGCAAGGTGTTGGTGCTCTCCGGTGTTCAAGCGCTGAACCCGGGTGTGCTGCCGGCGGCCCTCGAGCAGGCGCTCGCCAGCGCCCTCAGCGGGCGCGCTAGTATCGACTTGCCGGTCGACCTGAGCGCCGCGCCCGAGACGCTGGAGGGGTTGGTCAAGCGCCTCACCACGGACCTGCCGCCGCCGATTCAGCTGGATCTCAAGGTTCAAGAGGCCCACGTCAGCGTCGTCGTCGCGCAGAACGAGGGTTTGGTTCCAGTCGTTAGCGTGGGCGGCCACGCGAAGCTCTGGGCGCGCTAG
- the moaA gene encoding GTP 3',8-cyclase MoaA — protein sequence MEDTSDAAPPLDRFRRSLSDLRISVTDRCNFRCTYCMPRDKFGPDFPFLSRSDLLSYEEITRVAGVFVDLGVRKLRITGGEPLLRRDLPKLIEQLRLLDQRQPHPQPLDLALTTNGVLLPRLAHELKAAGLDRVTVSLDSLDQAEFARMSDSRYRVEEVLDGIRAAEQAGLGPIKVNAVVRKGHNEAAIVDLARHFRGSGAIVRYIEFMDVGTSNDWQLTDVVSAKEIVERIDAQFPLEAAEANYPGEVASRYRYRDGQGEVGVIASVTQPFCGACSRARLSSEGKLYTCLFSGVSRDLKALLRSGASDAQLAAQVRGIWRNRADRYSELRGDATARLPKVEMSHIGG from the coding sequence GTGGAGGACACGAGTGACGCCGCCCCCCCATTGGATCGCTTTCGGCGGTCGCTTTCAGACCTGCGCATCTCGGTCACCGATCGCTGCAACTTCCGCTGCACGTACTGCATGCCGCGGGACAAGTTCGGCCCCGACTTTCCCTTTCTGTCTCGCAGCGACCTCTTGAGCTACGAAGAGATCACACGGGTCGCTGGGGTGTTCGTCGACTTGGGGGTGCGAAAGCTGCGCATCACGGGCGGGGAGCCGCTGTTACGCCGCGACCTGCCCAAGCTGATCGAGCAGTTGAGGCTGCTTGACCAACGGCAGCCTCACCCCCAACCCCTGGATCTGGCGCTGACGACCAACGGAGTGCTGCTGCCGCGTCTGGCGCACGAGCTCAAGGCGGCGGGGCTCGACCGCGTGACGGTCTCGTTAGATAGCCTCGACCAGGCAGAGTTCGCACGCATGAGCGACAGTCGTTACCGTGTGGAAGAAGTGCTGGACGGCATCCGGGCGGCAGAGCAAGCGGGGCTTGGGCCCATCAAGGTCAACGCAGTGGTGCGCAAGGGGCACAACGAAGCGGCCATTGTCGACTTGGCGCGTCACTTCCGGGGCAGTGGAGCCATCGTGCGCTACATCGAGTTCATGGATGTCGGCACCAGCAACGACTGGCAGCTGACGGACGTGGTGAGCGCGAAGGAAATCGTGGAGCGTATCGACGCTCAGTTCCCCCTCGAGGCAGCGGAGGCTAATTACCCCGGGGAAGTAGCGTCGCGCTATCGATATCGTGACGGCCAGGGAGAGGTGGGAGTCATCGCTTCGGTGACGCAGCCGTTTTGTGGCGCGTGCTCTCGGGCGCGCCTCTCGTCGGAGGGCAAGCTCTATACTTGCTTGTTTTCCGGGGTGAGCCGCGATTTGAAGGCGCTGCTGCGCTCCGGGGCCAGCGACGCACAGCTCGCGGCACAAGTACGCGGCATCTGGCGTAACCGCGCGGATAGATACTCAGAGCTGCGTGGTGACGCGACGGCGCGGCTCCCCAAGGTGGAGATGAGCCACATCGGCGGTTGA
- the ppk1 gene encoding polyphosphate kinase 1, producing MSELPAPEVPSLDDPSLYINRELSWLEFNARVLEEAKNDQVPLFERFKFLSIFGSNLDEFFMVRVAGLQAQRSQEIDEPPPDGRTPDEQLEIISTRAHELMAERDLIWTTMVKPALAEAGRALVELSTLSPDEQARIDKHFVRNIYPVLTPIAIDPVHPFPHVRNKAINLGVLFEGDEQSGPRTGLVQVPTSLPRLLEVRAQGFERAFVTLESLIQRHVQSLFPRMKVEGHFAFRVTRNFDIEIDDDEGEDLLLTMQAELRRRERGEAVRLTLTNNVPRSAVRWLCRQLKLDAKRDVYLVEPPLHLGDLGALVDGEAPKQFRDEPFSPQYVPPLRDSEDIFATIRDGDLLLHHPYESFEAVVDFLIRAAEDPQVLAIKQTLYRSGGESPLVRALQRAAELGKQVTALVELKARFDEESNIQWARALERSGVNVMYGLVGLKLHAKVLMVVRQEKNGLQRYVHLATGNYNQQTAKLYEDLSIFTTREDIAEDATALFNLLTGYSAPEGWKQLLVAPLGLKEAVLGLIERESRNAAAGKPARIVAKMNALVDPDVVAGLYAASRAGVQIDLLIRGICCLRPGVPSVSENIRVHAVIDRFLEHARVFYFENAGEPEVFCASADWMPRNFERRVEVMFPILDPRLKKRIITEILETMRSDDTKGWLLEPAGRYRRVRPAGADGKPTVRSQYRFMELARERAREHSGPVSKRKMEGPVAVLRVKKKKKRRG from the coding sequence ATGTCTGAACTCCCCGCACCCGAAGTCCCGTCCCTCGATGATCCGAGCCTGTACATCAACCGCGAACTCTCGTGGTTGGAGTTCAACGCTCGCGTGCTGGAGGAGGCAAAGAACGATCAGGTACCGCTGTTCGAGCGTTTCAAGTTCCTGTCGATCTTCGGCAGCAACCTGGACGAGTTCTTCATGGTGCGCGTCGCCGGACTGCAAGCGCAGCGCTCGCAAGAAATCGACGAACCTCCGCCCGATGGGCGGACGCCTGATGAGCAGCTCGAGATCATCTCGACGCGCGCCCACGAGCTGATGGCGGAGCGGGACTTGATCTGGACCACGATGGTGAAGCCCGCGCTGGCCGAAGCCGGGCGCGCATTGGTCGAGCTGAGCACCCTGAGTCCCGATGAGCAGGCGCGCATCGACAAGCACTTTGTGCGCAACATCTACCCGGTGCTGACACCGATCGCCATCGACCCGGTGCACCCGTTTCCCCACGTGCGCAACAAGGCGATCAACCTCGGCGTGTTGTTCGAAGGCGACGAGCAATCAGGCCCGCGTACAGGGCTGGTCCAGGTCCCGACGAGCTTGCCGCGCCTGCTCGAGGTGCGCGCCCAGGGCTTCGAGCGCGCGTTCGTCACCTTGGAGTCGCTGATCCAGCGCCACGTTCAGTCGCTCTTTCCACGCATGAAAGTCGAAGGGCATTTCGCGTTTCGCGTAACCCGAAACTTCGACATCGAGATCGACGACGACGAAGGCGAAGATCTGCTGCTCACCATGCAGGCGGAGTTGCGACGCCGGGAACGCGGGGAAGCCGTGCGCCTCACGCTGACGAACAACGTGCCACGTTCGGCAGTGCGCTGGTTGTGCCGCCAGCTCAAGCTCGACGCAAAGCGGGATGTCTACTTGGTCGAGCCACCGCTGCACTTGGGCGACTTGGGAGCGCTGGTCGACGGAGAGGCGCCGAAGCAATTCCGGGACGAGCCGTTTTCGCCTCAATACGTGCCGCCGCTGCGGGACAGTGAGGACATCTTCGCGACAATCCGGGATGGCGACTTGTTGCTGCATCACCCCTACGAGTCGTTCGAGGCGGTGGTGGACTTCCTGATCCGAGCGGCGGAAGACCCCCAGGTCTTGGCGATCAAGCAGACGCTCTACCGCTCAGGCGGTGAGTCGCCACTGGTGCGTGCGCTGCAGCGCGCCGCAGAGCTTGGCAAGCAAGTCACGGCGCTGGTGGAGCTCAAGGCGCGCTTCGACGAGGAGAGCAACATCCAGTGGGCTCGAGCACTCGAGCGCTCCGGCGTGAACGTGATGTATGGCCTGGTTGGTCTCAAGCTGCACGCCAAGGTGCTGATGGTCGTGCGCCAGGAAAAGAATGGCCTCCAGCGCTACGTGCACCTCGCGACGGGCAACTACAACCAGCAGACCGCAAAGCTCTACGAAGACCTCTCGATATTTACCACACGGGAAGACATCGCGGAGGACGCCACCGCGCTCTTCAACCTGCTGACGGGCTACAGCGCACCCGAAGGTTGGAAGCAGCTATTGGTCGCCCCCCTTGGACTCAAGGAGGCAGTGCTTGGGCTCATCGAGCGTGAGTCGCGCAACGCCGCAGCGGGCAAGCCGGCGCGCATCGTGGCCAAGATGAACGCGCTCGTGGATCCAGACGTCGTCGCCGGGCTCTACGCGGCTTCGCGCGCCGGCGTGCAGATCGATCTGTTGATCCGCGGCATCTGTTGCTTGCGCCCCGGGGTGCCGTCGGTGAGCGAGAACATCCGGGTCCACGCGGTGATCGACCGCTTCTTGGAGCACGCCCGCGTCTTCTACTTCGAGAACGCGGGGGAACCCGAGGTCTTCTGCGCCAGTGCCGACTGGATGCCGCGCAACTTCGAGCGCCGTGTCGAGGTCATGTTCCCCATCCTCGATCCGCGGCTGAAGAAGCGCATCATCACGGAAATCCTCGAGACGATGCGCTCCGACGACACCAAGGGCTGGCTCCTCGAGCCAGCCGGGCGCTACCGCCGAGTGCGCCCCGCAGGAGCCGATGGCAAGCCCACGGTGCGCAGCCAGTATCGCTTCATGGAGCTCGCACGCGAGCGCGCACGTGAGCACAGCGGCCCCGTCAGCAAGCGCAAGATGGAGGGCCCAGTGGCGGTGCTGCGTGTGAAGAAAAAGAAGAAGCGGCGCGGGTAG
- a CDS encoding serine protein kinase — MSESTNTSMVAQIAAMQDYELYRDLSWEGSFEDYLKIVRERPQVTRNAFQRVYDMVISYGTEEYIDNKKKLVRYNFFRDEVDQGKDAVFGLDIPLMRLMNVLKAASQNYGPEKRVILLHGPVGSSKSTIARMLKKGLEAYSRAPDGALYTFRWVNLGSTGLAGVDETEFPSPMHEEPLRLIPREWRTEAIRRLGLGNDRYRVRVDGDLDPASRFIFKELMHRYNGDWSKMVAEHVRVTRMILSEQDRVGIGTFQPKDEKNQDSTELTGDINYRKIAVYGSDSDPRAFNFDGEFNVANRGIVEFVEVLKLDVAFLYDLLGASQEHRIKPKKFAQTDIDEVIIGHTNEAEYKRLLNNEFMEALRDRTIKIDIPYITRLSDEIRIYEKDFSAEKVRGKHVAPHTLEVAAMWAVLTRLEDPKKHNLQLIQKMKLYDGKVLPGYTQDTVKELRKESKREGMEGVSPRYVQDKISNALVSDAGEGTINPFMVLNELEKGLHHHSLITSDEERKRYRELIGVVKREYEDIVKNEVQRAISADEEAINKLAANYIDNIKAYTLKEKVKNRYTGQDEEPDERLMRSIEEKIDIPDSRKDDFRREIMNYIGARAVEGKKFDWQTNDRLRRALELKLFEDQKDSIKLKTLVSAVVDKETQEKIDIIKSRLMRYFGYNEVSATDVLNYVASIFARGDTKE, encoded by the coding sequence ATGAGCGAATCTACGAACACCAGCATGGTCGCCCAGATTGCCGCCATGCAGGACTACGAGCTCTATCGTGACCTGTCGTGGGAAGGCAGCTTCGAGGACTACCTCAAGATCGTCCGCGAGCGCCCCCAGGTGACACGCAACGCGTTCCAGCGCGTGTACGACATGGTGATTTCGTACGGAACCGAAGAGTACATCGACAACAAGAAGAAGTTGGTTCGCTACAACTTCTTCCGCGACGAAGTCGATCAGGGCAAGGACGCGGTCTTTGGTCTCGACATCCCGCTGATGCGCTTGATGAACGTGCTCAAGGCCGCGTCGCAGAACTACGGCCCAGAGAAGCGCGTCATTCTCCTTCACGGCCCCGTTGGCTCGAGCAAATCGACCATCGCGCGCATGTTGAAGAAGGGCCTGGAGGCTTACTCGCGGGCGCCAGACGGTGCGCTCTACACCTTCCGTTGGGTGAATCTCGGCAGCACCGGGCTAGCTGGCGTTGACGAGACGGAGTTCCCGTCTCCAATGCACGAGGAGCCCTTGCGGCTGATCCCGCGTGAGTGGCGCACCGAAGCGATCCGTCGCCTCGGTCTCGGCAATGATCGTTACCGCGTTCGCGTCGATGGTGACTTGGATCCCGCGAGCCGCTTTATCTTCAAGGAGCTCATGCACCGTTACAACGGTGACTGGAGCAAGATGGTCGCGGAGCATGTGCGCGTCACACGCATGATCCTGAGCGAGCAAGACCGCGTCGGGATCGGCACCTTCCAGCCGAAGGACGAGAAGAACCAGGATTCGACCGAACTCACCGGCGATATCAACTACCGCAAGATTGCCGTCTATGGCTCCGACTCGGATCCGCGCGCCTTCAACTTCGACGGCGAGTTCAACGTGGCGAACCGTGGCATCGTCGAGTTCGTCGAGGTGCTCAAGCTGGACGTCGCGTTCTTGTACGACCTGCTTGGCGCCTCACAGGAGCACCGGATCAAGCCGAAGAAGTTCGCGCAGACGGACATCGATGAGGTGATCATCGGTCACACGAACGAAGCCGAGTACAAGCGCCTCTTGAACAACGAGTTCATGGAGGCCCTCCGCGACCGCACGATCAAGATCGACATCCCGTACATTACCCGGCTGTCGGACGAGATCCGCATCTACGAAAAGGATTTCTCCGCGGAAAAGGTGCGAGGCAAGCACGTCGCGCCACACACCCTCGAGGTCGCCGCGATGTGGGCCGTACTGACGCGCTTGGAGGACCCGAAGAAGCACAACTTGCAGCTGATCCAGAAAATGAAGCTGTACGATGGCAAGGTGCTCCCGGGCTACACCCAGGACACGGTGAAAGAGCTGCGCAAGGAGAGCAAGCGCGAGGGCATGGAAGGCGTCAGCCCCCGCTACGTCCAGGACAAGATCTCCAACGCGCTCGTGAGCGATGCGGGTGAAGGCACCATCAACCCGTTCATGGTGCTGAACGAGCTAGAAAAGGGCCTACACCATCACTCGTTGATCACCAGCGACGAGGAGCGCAAGCGCTACCGGGAGCTGATCGGTGTCGTGAAGCGCGAGTACGAAGACATCGTCAAGAACGAGGTCCAGCGTGCGATCAGCGCCGATGAGGAGGCCATCAACAAGCTGGCCGCCAACTACATCGACAACATCAAGGCCTACACCCTCAAGGAGAAGGTCAAGAACCGCTACACCGGCCAAGATGAAGAGCCCGATGAGCGGCTGATGCGTTCTATCGAAGAGAAGATCGATATCCCGGACAGCCGCAAAGACGATTTCCGAAGGGAAATCATGAACTACATCGGTGCGCGCGCCGTTGAAGGCAAGAAGTTCGATTGGCAGACGAACGACCGCTTGCGCCGTGCCCTGGAACTCAAGCTCTTCGAAGATCAGAAGGACAGCATCAAGCTGAAGACGCTGGTCTCCGCGGTGGTCGACAAGGAGACCCAGGAGAAGATCGACATCATCAAGAGCCGCCTGATGCGCTACTTCGGCTACAACGAAGTCAGCGCCACCGACGTGCTCAACTACGTGGCGTCAATCTTCGCGCGCGGCGACACGAAGGAATAG